Proteins from a genomic interval of Sphingomonas sp. Y38-1Y:
- a CDS encoding DNA polymerase Y family protein, whose translation MRRVAALCLPDWSIDRLRRAGAIPAPPPERGAADTSALAAKVADERANECSVPKTPGWRPGARWARRDVEVVDAEIAALPLHQRPPMRELGRRSEAADHPFRALRPDEARGAVPFSLKDAQSTPSVRAELAEARAKQARPGEPNATPAPVRAEPVEARAQPTKADEPHAPPVVTSLRVGSRVVVQAACPLARSRGLKRSMALTAARAMVPGLIVHPADPAADAEGLRRLAVALARKWSPGVALAGEDLIFLDLTGVAHLFGGEAAMAARIVAVLARAGHAARIAVAGSPGAAAALVRHATAGSAPGFAAPRPRHAGIRQAADMRIRHPRDDGNPYAPRLHAPDRPGSATQATAVLVCPPGAESDWLAPLPVAALRLDEADVELLRRFGIERIGQLAALPRGPLARRFARSLERLDQAYGRLPEPLDPVIPRPAIACRQGFLEPIATAEGIAHWLGVLVPRLVAELTAAGLGARAIELVAERVDHVPQRLRIGLARASRDPVHILRLIARRIEEIEPGYGIDAMTLHVRRAEPLAPAPFDERLDAEAAPDLAPLVDAIANRIGTARLWRTRAVESDAPERSWPLFASPFASMLVLPTLGCRRDVRRPGEIPASPPANPA comes from the coding sequence ATGCGACGGGTCGCTGCGCTCTGCCTGCCCGACTGGTCGATCGACCGGCTGCGGCGGGCGGGCGCGATTCCCGCGCCGCCGCCTGAGCGCGGCGCCGCGGACACCAGCGCGCTGGCGGCCAAGGTCGCCGACGAGCGTGCGAATGAATGCTCGGTGCCGAAGACACCGGGCTGGCGCCCCGGCGCGCGCTGGGCACGCCGCGATGTCGAGGTGGTGGATGCGGAGATCGCGGCGCTGCCGCTCCACCAGCGCCCGCCGATGCGCGAGCTCGGCCGTCGCAGCGAAGCCGCCGACCACCCCTTCCGCGCGCTCCGACCCGACGAAGCGCGCGGCGCGGTGCCGTTCTCGCTGAAGGACGCCCAGTCCACTCCATCCGTTCGTGCTGAGCTTGCCGAAGCACGTGCCAAACAAGCCCGGCCTGGCGAACCGAACGCCACCCCCGCCCCAGTTCGTGCTGAGCCTGTCGAAGCACGTGCCCAACCAACCAAAGCCGACGAACCGCACGCACCTCCCGTCGTCACCAGCCTGCGCGTGGGCAGCCGCGTGGTCGTCCAGGCCGCCTGCCCACTCGCCCGGTCGCGCGGACTGAAGCGCAGCATGGCGCTCACCGCCGCGCGCGCGATGGTGCCGGGGCTGATCGTCCACCCTGCCGACCCCGCTGCCGATGCCGAGGGCCTACGCCGCCTCGCCGTCGCGCTCGCGCGCAAGTGGAGCCCCGGCGTCGCGCTGGCGGGCGAGGATCTGATCTTCCTCGACCTGACCGGCGTCGCCCACCTGTTCGGCGGCGAAGCGGCGATGGCCGCACGCATCGTCGCGGTGCTCGCCCGCGCAGGGCACGCCGCGCGCATCGCCGTCGCCGGATCGCCCGGCGCCGCCGCCGCGCTCGTCCGCCATGCGACCGCCGGTAGCGCCCCCGGCTTCGCCGCCCCGCGTCCGCGCCATGCCGGCATCCGCCAAGCCGCCGACATGCGCATCCGCCACCCGCGCGACGACGGCAATCCCTATGCCCCCCGGCTTCACGCGCCGGATCGGCCCGGCTCCGCCACGCAAGCCACAGCGGTCCTCGTCTGCCCGCCCGGCGCCGAGTCCGACTGGCTCGCCCCCCTCCCCGTCGCCGCGCTCCGCCTGGACGAGGCCGATGTCGAACTGCTCCGCCGCTTCGGCATCGAGCGGATCGGCCAGCTCGCCGCGCTGCCCCGCGGCCCCCTCGCGCGCCGCTTCGCCCGCTCGCTGGAACGGCTCGACCAGGCATACGGCCGCCTGCCGGAGCCGCTCGACCCCGTCATCCCCCGCCCCGCCATCGCCTGTCGCCAGGGCTTCCTCGAACCGATCGCCACGGCCGAGGGGATCGCGCACTGGCTGGGCGTGCTCGTCCCCCGCCTCGTCGCCGAGCTGACCGCCGCCGGCCTCGGCGCGCGCGCGATTGAGCTCGTCGCCGAGCGCGTCGACCATGTGCCACAGCGCCTGCGTATCGGCCTCGCCCGCGCCAGTCGCGATCCCGTCCACATCCTCCGCCTGATCGCGCGCCGGATCGAGGAGATCGAGCCCGGCTATGGCATCGACGCGATGACGCTCCACGTCCGCCGCGCCGAACCGCTCGCCCCGGCCCCCTTCGACGAGCGGCTGGATGCGGAGGCGGCGCCCGACCTTGCCCCCCTGGTCGATGCGATCGCCAATCGCATCGGCACTGCCCGCCTGTGGCGCACGCGCGCGGTCGAAAGCGACGCGCCCGAACGCTCCTGGCCGCTCTTTGCCTCGCCGTTCGCCTCGATGCTGGTCCTGCCTACGCTTGGCTGCCGACGCGATGTCCGGCGCCCCGGCGAGATACCGGCATCCCCGCCTGCAAATCCCGCTTAA
- a CDS encoding error-prone DNA polymerase translates to MRGASSAEELFATASEMGHGVLGITDRNSVAGIVRAMDAAEKVSAQARPVRMVAGCRLDLVDGRSLLVWPQDRAGWSYLTRLLTLGKGRADRRRGEKGQCFLHWEDIAAHAGGLVAALVPRAAEFADETGMRWVADLFGRDGHVALTWHRRPDDVRRLDALASAAAAHGLAPLATGDVRYHHPDRRLLHDVVTAIREKTTIDALGARRTRIGDGHLMPPEEMARRFAHLPQALAAGHTIAERCTFSPRELSYQYPDEVVMSGKSPQEALSLMARRALDDRFDGTPPEAYTSLLEHELRLVERMGYARYFLTVHSIVQFARSQDILCQGRGSAANSVICFVLGITSIDPVKHKLLFERFISENRGEPPDIDVDFEHERREEVIQWIYETYGHDHAALTAVVSRFRARGAVREVGKALGLPEDLTGALAGQVWGWSAEGVGEQHAEALNLDAADPRIAMTLSLARELIGTPRHLSQHPGGFVLTRDRLDDLVPIEPAAMVDRRAVEWEKEDIEALGFMKVDILGLGMLGCMRRAFDLLADHKDTHLTLASPDLQDEDGPTFEMIRRADTLGVFQIESRAQMAMLPRMKPTNFYDIAIQVAIVRPGPIQGDMVHPYLKRRELKRRDPHADIEYPSPALREVLEKTLGVPLFQEQAMQVAIKGAGFTPDEADRLRRAMATFKFTGGVGEFRDKLIAGMQANGIALDFADRLVKQIEGFGSYGFPESHAASFAKIAYASSWMKCHHPDIFCAALMNAQPMGFYAPAQIVRDAREHGVEVRPVCINDSRWDTRMVGHGQGQLPLRLGLRVVAGLSNDHGARIVAARGDRPFVSIEDAWRRSGVPLAALERIARADGFHALGLDRRQALWTIKGLGAEPLPLFAAADARADQPQPELEEVAVALDPLTAGREVVEDYRSTQLSLRAHPLSFLRDELTRARVTRCGDLKQLKDGTHLDLAGIVLVRQKPGSAKGVLFITIEDETGIGNIILWPDRFEANRRTVMSSAMLGVRGRMQREGEVIHVIADTLTDLTPMLHTIGEIDMPRLARPVGGGSPDRGDPEWRPKGRSLYHPAFRTGCDPEDAIRQKTRDFH, encoded by the coding sequence CTGCGCGGGGCTTCGTCAGCCGAGGAGCTGTTCGCGACCGCCAGCGAGATGGGGCATGGCGTGCTCGGCATCACCGACCGCAACTCGGTCGCCGGCATCGTCCGCGCGATGGACGCGGCCGAGAAGGTATCGGCACAAGCGCGGCCGGTCCGCATGGTCGCCGGCTGCCGCCTCGACCTTGTCGACGGCCGCTCGCTGCTCGTCTGGCCGCAGGATCGCGCCGGCTGGAGCTACCTCACCCGGCTCCTCACCCTCGGCAAGGGACGCGCCGATCGCCGCCGCGGCGAAAAGGGGCAGTGCTTCCTCCATTGGGAGGACATCGCCGCGCATGCCGGCGGCCTCGTCGCCGCGCTCGTCCCGCGCGCTGCCGAGTTCGCCGACGAGACGGGGATGCGCTGGGTCGCCGACCTGTTCGGGCGCGATGGCCATGTCGCGCTCACCTGGCACCGCCGCCCCGACGATGTCCGCCGGCTGGACGCGCTGGCGAGCGCCGCCGCCGCACACGGCCTCGCCCCGCTTGCGACCGGCGACGTGCGTTATCACCACCCCGACCGGCGGCTGCTCCACGACGTCGTCACCGCGATCCGCGAAAAGACGACGATCGACGCGCTCGGCGCTCGCCGCACCCGCATCGGCGACGGCCACCTCATGCCCCCTGAGGAGATGGCGCGCCGCTTCGCGCACCTGCCCCAGGCGCTCGCCGCCGGCCACACCATCGCCGAACGCTGCACCTTTTCCCCGCGCGAGCTCAGCTACCAATATCCCGACGAGGTCGTGATGTCGGGCAAGAGCCCGCAGGAGGCGCTGTCGCTGATGGCGCGCCGCGCGCTGGACGACCGCTTCGACGGCACCCCGCCCGAGGCCTATACCAGTCTGCTCGAGCACGAGCTCCGCCTGGTCGAGCGCATGGGCTATGCCCGCTATTTCCTCACCGTCCACTCGATTGTCCAGTTCGCGCGCAGCCAGGACATCCTCTGTCAGGGCCGCGGTTCCGCCGCCAATTCGGTAATCTGCTTCGTCCTCGGCATTACCTCGATCGATCCGGTCAAACACAAGCTCCTGTTCGAGCGCTTCATCTCGGAGAACCGCGGCGAGCCGCCCGACATCGACGTCGATTTCGAGCATGAGCGGCGCGAGGAAGTGATCCAGTGGATCTACGAAACCTATGGCCACGACCATGCCGCGCTCACCGCCGTCGTCAGCCGCTTCCGCGCGCGCGGTGCGGTGCGGGAGGTGGGCAAGGCGCTCGGCCTGCCCGAGGATCTGACCGGCGCGCTGGCGGGTCAGGTCTGGGGCTGGTCGGCCGAGGGCGTGGGGGAGCAGCATGCAGAGGCGCTCAACCTCGACGCCGCCGACCCGCGCATCGCCATGACGCTGTCGCTTGCGCGCGAGCTGATCGGCACGCCCCGGCATTTGTCGCAGCATCCCGGCGGCTTCGTCCTCACCCGCGACCGGCTCGACGACCTCGTGCCCATCGAACCCGCGGCGATGGTCGACCGCCGCGCCGTCGAATGGGAAAAGGAGGATATCGAGGCGCTCGGCTTCATGAAGGTCGACATTCTCGGCCTCGGCATGCTCGGCTGCATGCGCCGCGCCTTCGACCTCCTCGCCGACCACAAGGACACGCACCTCACGCTCGCCTCGCCCGATCTCCAGGACGAGGACGGGCCGACCTTCGAGATGATCCGCCGCGCCGACACATTGGGCGTGTTCCAGATCGAGAGCCGCGCGCAGATGGCGATGCTGCCGCGGATGAAGCCCACCAACTTCTACGACATCGCGATCCAGGTGGCGATCGTCCGCCCCGGCCCGATCCAGGGCGACATGGTCCACCCCTACCTCAAGCGCCGCGAGTTGAAGCGCCGCGACCCCCACGCCGACATCGAATACCCCAGCCCGGCGCTCCGCGAGGTCCTCGAAAAGACGCTCGGCGTCCCCCTCTTCCAGGAACAGGCGATGCAGGTCGCGATCAAGGGCGCGGGCTTTACCCCGGACGAGGCCGATCGCCTCCGCCGCGCAATGGCGACCTTCAAATTCACCGGCGGCGTCGGCGAGTTTCGTGACAAGCTCATCGCCGGCATGCAGGCCAACGGCATCGCGCTCGACTTCGCCGACCGGCTGGTCAAGCAGATCGAGGGGTTCGGCAGCTATGGCTTCCCCGAAAGCCACGCCGCCTCCTTTGCCAAGATCGCCTACGCCTCGTCTTGGATGAAGTGCCATCATCCCGACATCTTCTGCGCCGCGCTGATGAACGCGCAGCCGATGGGCTTCTACGCCCCCGCTCAGATCGTTCGCGACGCGCGCGAGCATGGGGTCGAAGTGCGCCCCGTCTGCATCAACGACAGCCGCTGGGACACGCGAATGGTGGGGCACGGTCAGGGCCAGCTGCCGCTCCGCCTGGGCCTGCGCGTCGTCGCCGGCCTCTCCAACGATCACGGCGCGCGGATCGTCGCGGCCCGCGGCGATCGCCCCTTCGTCTCGATCGAGGATGCCTGGCGCCGCTCCGGCGTTCCGCTCGCCGCGCTCGAGCGGATCGCACGCGCCGACGGCTTCCATGCGCTCGGCCTCGACCGGCGACAGGCGCTCTGGACGATCAAGGGCCTCGGCGCCGAGCCGCTCCCCCTCTTCGCCGCCGCCGACGCTCGCGCCGACCAGCCCCAGCCCGAGCTAGAGGAGGTCGCCGTCGCGCTCGACCCGCTGACCGCGGGGCGGGAGGTGGTGGAGGATTACCGCTCGACCCAGCTGTCGCTGCGCGCGCATCCGCTGTCGTTCCTCCGCGACGAGCTCACCCGCGCGCGCGTCACCCGCTGCGGCGACCTCAAGCAGCTGAAGGACGGCACGCATCTCGACCTCGCCGGCATCGTGCTCGTCCGGCAAAAGCCCGGCAGCGCCAAGGGCGTCCTCTTCATCACGATCGAGGACGAGACCGGCATCGGCAACATCATCCTCTGGCCCGACCGGTTCGAGGCCAATCGCCGCACCGTCATGTCGTCGGCGATGCTCGGCGTGCGCGGACGCATGCAGCGCGAGGGCGAAGTGATCCACGTCATCGCCGACACGCTCACCGACCTCACCCCGATGCTCCACACGATCGGAGAGATCGACATGCCGCGGCTTGCCCGGCCCGTCGGCGGCGGCTCGCCCGATCGCGGGGATCCCGAATGGCGTCCCAAGGGGCGCAGCCTCTACCACCCCGCCTTCCGTACCGGCTGCGATCCGGAAGACGCGATCCGCCAGAAGACCCGCGACTTTCACTAA
- a CDS encoding DUF2793 domain-containing protein, whose product MAEERTDRHALPLLQAGQAQKEMTHNEALVLLDLIAGAAAEAVAEVPPSAPEPGQCWIVGATPVGAWTGQADALAGWTESGWRFVVPREGLSVWLAAAGCTAAWQGGAWRIGAAHARSLSVDGTQVVGAQQPAIADPAGGGTVDAEARATLAAILAALRTHGLVAPA is encoded by the coding sequence ATGGCCGAGGAACGGACTGATCGCCACGCGCTGCCGCTATTGCAGGCGGGGCAGGCGCAAAAGGAGATGACGCACAACGAGGCATTGGTGCTGCTCGACCTGATCGCGGGCGCCGCGGCCGAGGCGGTGGCCGAGGTGCCGCCATCGGCGCCCGAGCCCGGTCAGTGCTGGATCGTGGGGGCGACGCCGGTCGGCGCCTGGACCGGGCAGGCGGATGCGCTGGCCGGATGGACCGAAAGCGGATGGCGCTTCGTGGTTCCGCGCGAGGGGCTTTCGGTGTGGCTGGCGGCAGCGGGATGCACCGCCGCGTGGCAGGGCGGGGCATGGCGGATCGGCGCGGCGCACGCGCGCTCGCTGTCGGTCGACGGGACGCAAGTGGTTGGCGCGCAACAGCCCGCGATCGCCGACCCGGCGGGCGGGGGCACCGTCGATGCGGAGGCGAGGGCCACGCTCGCGGCGATCCTGGCGGCGCTCCGGACCCACGGCCTGGTCGCCCCGGCGTGA